One Balneolaceae bacterium genomic window carries:
- a CDS encoding TolC family protein, translated as MLLIFLLGSSVKAQSIEDYQQIAAENNPEVRSAFHEYLASLEEPDQMGALPDPEVAFAYFISPIETRLGPQQARISLTQMFPWFGTLGNKREIASVQSKAHFETFRETRNRIFYQTEKAFLELYEINRTIAITEENLEILNSLVEISLRRYETNQATQVDVLRAQIEQEDLKTQLALLRDNRSVMEQKIRELLNDPQDIQIPDTLNADIMLDDSQTLKNQLIQQNPTLSRLQYREKSSREMKELAAKDGKPSFGIGMDYIFTGERTDVTALTNNGQDALIARASFRIPLFRNKYNAQVQQAEQNIQSAQMEISSKTNSLQTDLDASLRDFYDAERRFELYDQTQIQRVNQALTIMMQAYSADSSNFEEILRMQRKLLDYQLNRIQALADMHKASAYIEYLTGKNNINPNEL; from the coding sequence TTGCTCTTAATTTTTCTTCTCGGGAGTTCTGTTAAAGCCCAATCCATCGAAGATTACCAGCAAATCGCGGCAGAAAATAACCCGGAGGTACGTTCAGCTTTTCATGAATACCTTGCCAGTTTAGAAGAACCGGATCAAATGGGAGCTTTGCCTGATCCGGAAGTGGCGTTTGCCTATTTCATCAGCCCGATTGAGACCCGGCTGGGACCTCAGCAGGCGCGAATCTCTCTCACACAGATGTTTCCGTGGTTTGGAACACTTGGAAATAAAAGGGAAATCGCCTCTGTCCAGTCAAAAGCTCATTTCGAGACATTCCGGGAAACACGGAATCGAATTTTCTATCAAACCGAAAAAGCATTTTTAGAGCTATATGAGATCAACAGAACCATCGCGATTACAGAAGAAAATCTTGAGATTCTGAACTCACTGGTAGAGATCAGCCTTCGCCGATATGAAACAAACCAGGCCACCCAGGTGGATGTACTTCGAGCCCAAATTGAGCAAGAGGATTTAAAAACACAACTGGCACTTCTTCGGGATAACCGGTCTGTAATGGAGCAGAAAATCAGAGAATTGCTTAATGATCCGCAAGATATTCAGATTCCGGATACGTTGAATGCAGATATTATGCTTGATGATTCTCAAACACTGAAAAATCAGCTGATTCAACAAAACCCAACATTGTCTCGCTTGCAGTACCGGGAAAAATCTTCAAGAGAGATGAAGGAATTAGCAGCAAAAGATGGGAAACCATCATTCGGAATTGGCATGGATTACATCTTTACAGGAGAACGTACTGATGTAACTGCCCTAACAAATAATGGCCAAGACGCTTTAATTGCACGTGCAAGTTTCAGGATTCCGCTGTTCAGAAATAAGTACAACGCGCAGGTTCAGCAGGCAGAACAAAATATTCAATCAGCACAAATGGAGATTTCATCTAAAACCAATTCACTCCAAACGGATCTGGATGCCTCCCTGCGTGACTTTTACGATGCAGAGCGACGGTTTGAGTTGTACGATCAAACACAGATCCAGCGAGTCAACCAAGCTCTGACAATTATGATGCAGGCCTATTCAGCAGACAGCTCCAATTTTGAAGAGATTTTACGCATGCAACGAAAATTATTGGACTATCAACTAAACCGAATTCAGGCTCTTGCGGATATGCATAAAGCATCGGCCTACATCGAATATTTAACCGGAAAGAATAATATCAACCCAAACGAACTTTAA
- a CDS encoding efflux RND transporter permease subunit: MLHFVTMGPAQRRGALDKAGAEAVGGVVVARQGANPQQVIDNVKGKITEISSGLPSKTLSDGSVSKVTIVPFYDRSELIGETLGTLEEALSLEILITIIVIVIMVLNLRTSILISSMLPLAVLMCFIGMKYFGVDANIVALSGIAIAIGTIVDMGVILSENMLRHMEDMDDDESLLEVIYRATVEVASAVITAVTTTIVSFLPVFTMIAAEGKLFKPLAYTKTFALIASIIIAITLIPPFAHWFFGFKINSRKIRIGWNGLLIAGGLFVLLTISGWAGFLILGFGLINGASLFLDEKYRQRVPLLNNILSVVVVTWLLTEYWLPFGPSVSFAGNLVFIVILIAAILLSFWLIIRYYDKLISWCLDHKKVFLAIPSGFVVFGLMVWLGFSSVFGFIATGFDAVGVNIRTTTFWSSATHALPGLGEEFMPALDEGAFLLMPTTMPHAGVEEAMDVMQKLDMSVASIPEVETVVGKMGRTNSALDPAPISMFENVILYKSEYKTDENGRRIRYRIDDNDQFVRDENGELIPDSGGKYYRQWRDHIQSPDDIWNEIVEASRIPGTTSAPKLQPIQTRLVMLQSGMRAPMGVKVKGDNLETIESFGLQLEDILREVPGVNASSVFAERIVGKPYLEINWNRESLARYGLSMQDVQHFVTAGIGGMPISTSVEGRERYDIRVRFARELRGDPESISELLVPTKTGTQIPLGQLAEIEYRQGPQAIKSEDTFLVGYVIFDKQDSYAEVEVVENARTVIQDRIDTGDLSVPAGISFEFAGNYENQVRAEKRLSIILPIALIIIFLIMYFQFRSVATTGMIFTSIFVAWAGGFVLIWLYGQGWFLNFELFGQNLRDLFQMGTVNLSVAVWVGFIALFGIAADGGVVMATYLDQLYDRKRPSDIKELREVVVEASSRRIRPTLMTTATTILALLPVLTSTGRGSDIMVPMAIPSVGGMLLQVITLFVVPVLYFIWKEFQIKRSFK, translated from the coding sequence ATGTTGCATTTCGTGACGATGGGACCTGCACAGCGACGGGGTGCCCTGGATAAAGCAGGGGCTGAGGCAGTAGGCGGGGTCGTGGTGGCCCGTCAGGGTGCCAATCCACAGCAGGTGATTGATAATGTGAAAGGTAAAATCACGGAGATTTCATCCGGCCTGCCATCAAAAACTCTTTCTGATGGCTCGGTTTCAAAAGTAACAATTGTTCCGTTTTACGACCGCTCAGAACTGATCGGCGAAACACTCGGAACTCTTGAAGAAGCACTCTCTCTGGAAATCCTGATTACGATTATTGTGATCGTCATTATGGTTCTGAATCTTCGAACCTCCATCCTGATTTCGAGTATGCTTCCACTCGCCGTTCTGATGTGCTTCATCGGGATGAAATATTTTGGAGTGGATGCCAATATTGTTGCTCTATCGGGAATTGCGATTGCCATCGGAACCATTGTCGATATGGGAGTGATTCTCTCAGAAAATATGCTGCGCCATATGGAGGATATGGATGACGATGAATCCCTCCTGGAAGTGATTTACCGGGCAACTGTTGAGGTTGCATCCGCTGTAATTACAGCTGTCACCACGACCATCGTCAGTTTCCTGCCGGTCTTTACGATGATCGCCGCCGAAGGCAAACTCTTCAAACCACTGGCATACACCAAAACATTTGCGCTGATCGCATCCATCATCATTGCCATTACACTCATCCCGCCATTTGCCCATTGGTTCTTTGGATTCAAAATCAACAGCCGAAAAATTAGAATCGGCTGGAATGGCCTGCTTATTGCCGGTGGACTTTTTGTACTGCTCACCATTTCAGGCTGGGCCGGATTCCTGATTTTAGGCTTTGGCCTGATTAACGGAGCCTCACTCTTTTTAGATGAGAAATATCGGCAGAGAGTCCCATTGTTGAATAACATTCTTTCGGTGGTTGTAGTGACCTGGCTTCTGACTGAGTATTGGCTGCCGTTCGGTCCGTCTGTTTCATTTGCAGGCAACCTGGTTTTTATAGTGATTCTGATTGCCGCTATACTGTTAAGTTTTTGGCTGATTATCCGTTATTACGACAAACTGATCTCCTGGTGCCTGGATCATAAAAAAGTGTTCCTTGCCATCCCCTCCGGTTTTGTTGTTTTCGGGTTGATGGTATGGCTGGGATTCTCATCGGTATTCGGATTCATAGCTACCGGTTTTGATGCGGTCGGCGTAAATATTCGAACCACTACATTCTGGTCTTCAGCAACACACGCCTTGCCGGGTTTAGGCGAAGAGTTTATGCCCGCACTCGATGAAGGCGCCTTCCTGCTGATGCCCACAACCATGCCTCATGCCGGCGTTGAAGAAGCGATGGATGTGATGCAGAAGCTGGATATGTCGGTCGCTTCCATCCCGGAAGTGGAAACAGTGGTTGGGAAAATGGGACGCACCAACTCTGCTCTTGATCCCGCTCCCATCTCCATGTTTGAAAACGTAATCCTCTATAAATCTGAGTATAAAACTGATGAAAACGGACGACGTATCCGATACCGGATTGATGACAATGATCAATTTGTACGGGACGAAAATGGCGAATTGATTCCCGATTCCGGTGGAAAATATTACCGGCAGTGGCGGGACCATATCCAATCTCCCGACGACATCTGGAATGAAATTGTTGAAGCGTCCCGCATACCCGGAACAACATCAGCGCCCAAACTTCAGCCCATTCAAACCCGGCTCGTAATGCTGCAATCCGGGATGAGGGCACCGATGGGTGTGAAAGTAAAAGGGGATAATCTCGAAACCATTGAATCTTTTGGACTTCAGTTGGAGGACATTTTGAGAGAAGTTCCCGGAGTGAATGCATCGTCCGTTTTTGCAGAACGTATTGTCGGGAAACCCTATCTCGAAATTAATTGGAACCGTGAGTCTCTCGCCCGCTATGGCCTCTCCATGCAGGACGTTCAGCATTTTGTAACGGCCGGAATTGGGGGAATGCCGATCTCTACATCTGTTGAGGGACGGGAGCGCTATGACATCCGCGTCCGTTTTGCTCGTGAACTGCGGGGTGATCCCGAATCGATCTCCGAACTGCTGGTTCCTACAAAAACCGGTACTCAAATTCCGCTGGGACAGCTTGCTGAGATTGAATACCGGCAGGGTCCGCAGGCGATCAAAAGTGAAGATACATTCCTGGTTGGATATGTGATTTTTGACAAGCAGGACTCATACGCCGAGGTTGAAGTGGTTGAAAACGCCAGAACCGTCATTCAGGATCGAATCGACACTGGTGATTTATCGGTACCGGCCGGCATCAGTTTTGAATTTGCCGGGAATTATGAAAACCAGGTTCGGGCTGAAAAACGACTCAGCATTATTTTGCCGATTGCGCTGATCATTATCTTTTTGATCATGTATTTCCAGTTCCGGTCCGTTGCCACCACCGGGATGATCTTCACCAGTATTTTTGTGGCCTGGGCCGGAGGATTTGTATTGATTTGGCTGTACGGACAGGGATGGTTTCTCAACTTCGAACTGTTCGGGCAAAATCTGCGGGATCTCTTCCAGATGGGAACCGTCAATTTAAGTGTCGCGGTCTGGGTCGGGTTTATCGCCCTCTTTGGAATTGCCGCTGATGGTGGTGTGGTGATGGCCACTTATCTCGATCAACTGTATGACCGAAAACGGCCGTCCGATATAAAAGAACTTCGGGAAGTAGTTGTTGAAGCGAGTTCACGCCGAATCCGGCCAACATTGATGACCACCGCCACAACTATTCTCGCCCTGCTGCCCGTCTTAACATCCACCGGCCGGGGCTCGGATATTATGGTTCCCATGGCCATACCAAGTGTGGGTGGGATGCTTTTACAGGTCATCACACTGTTCGTGGTTCCCGTCCTCTACTTCATCTGGAAAGAATTTCAAATCAAACGGAGTTTCAAATGA
- a CDS encoding efflux RND transporter permease subunit, with protein sequence MTNKIIRFFLENKLVAVLLLLVLTGWGLATAPFDWDLDSIPRDPVPVDAIPDLGENQQIVYTEWPGQSPQDVEDQITYPLTTQLLTVPGVRTVRSTSMTGLSSIYVIFEEDIEFYWSRSRILEKLNALPAGTLPGNVQPALGPDATALGQVFWYTLEGRDENGNPTGGWDPQELRSIQDFYVGYGLSSAQGVAEVSSIGGYVREYQVDVDPNKMMVYDVTLSDVFEAVRQSNVETGARTLELNNAEYLVRGLGYIENIEDLESAVVKVVDNTPIRIQDVAFRDDGTCTATGCPG encoded by the coding sequence ATGACTAACAAAATCATTCGCTTTTTTCTTGAAAATAAACTGGTAGCAGTACTGCTTCTACTGGTTTTGACTGGTTGGGGACTTGCAACGGCTCCGTTTGACTGGGATCTGGATTCTATTCCTCGTGATCCCGTACCGGTGGATGCTATTCCCGATCTGGGTGAAAATCAACAGATTGTGTATACCGAATGGCCCGGGCAGTCGCCGCAGGATGTGGAAGATCAGATCACCTATCCGCTTACAACCCAACTATTGACCGTTCCCGGCGTTCGGACGGTTCGCAGTACATCCATGACCGGCCTCTCCAGCATTTATGTGATTTTTGAAGAGGATATAGAGTTCTACTGGAGCCGCTCGCGTATCCTCGAAAAACTGAACGCTCTTCCCGCCGGCACACTTCCCGGAAACGTTCAACCTGCACTGGGTCCTGATGCCACTGCTCTCGGGCAAGTATTTTGGTACACACTGGAAGGCCGCGATGAAAACGGGAATCCAACCGGCGGATGGGATCCGCAGGAGTTGCGATCGATCCAGGATTTTTATGTGGGCTATGGACTTTCAAGTGCCCAGGGAGTAGCTGAGGTCTCATCTATTGGCGGATATGTTCGCGAGTACCAGGTAGATGTAGATCCCAATAAAATGATGGTTTATGATGTTACTCTTTCCGATGTTTTTGAAGCTGTTCGACAGAGTAACGTGGAAACCGGTGCACGTACCCTCGAATTGAATAATGCCGAATACCTGGTTCGCGGTCTGGGTTACATCGAAAACATCGAAGATCTCGAATCGGCCGTTGTGAAAGTGGTGGATAACACTCCCATTCGAATCCAGGATGTTGCATTTCGTGACGATGGGACCTGCACAGCGACGGGGTGCCCTGGATAA
- a CDS encoding platelet-activating factor acetylhydrolase IB subunit has product MKENISNRLPAFLFFLFILTCTQVSAQTCPADSPALTPATLQEDWAVEWWMPRHEAKLEEEGREDARLLFIGNSITHGWENTGKEVWDEYYADFGGYNIGFSGDRTENVLWRFQHGEIDGIDPELAILMIGTNNTGHRQDPPECTARGIEMILDELKNRLPDTKVLLLAIFPREASPDGELRQLNNQINNRIEQFADGERVHFLNINDTFLDEDGVLSEEIMPDLLHPNEYGYQLWAEAMQPKIENLLNY; this is encoded by the coding sequence ATGAAAGAGAATATCTCAAACCGTTTGCCGGCATTTTTATTTTTTCTATTCATACTAACCTGCACGCAAGTATCGGCCCAAACCTGTCCGGCTGATTCACCCGCTTTAACTCCTGCAACTCTGCAGGAAGATTGGGCTGTGGAATGGTGGATGCCCCGCCATGAAGCCAAATTGGAAGAAGAAGGACGAGAAGATGCAAGGTTGCTCTTTATTGGAAACTCCATCACTCACGGATGGGAAAACACAGGCAAAGAAGTTTGGGATGAATATTACGCCGACTTTGGTGGATACAATATCGGCTTCAGCGGAGACCGGACAGAAAACGTGTTGTGGAGATTCCAGCATGGGGAAATAGATGGAATTGATCCAGAGCTGGCAATTCTAATGATCGGCACAAATAATACCGGCCACCGGCAAGACCCGCCCGAGTGCACAGCCAGAGGAATTGAGATGATTTTGGATGAGTTAAAGAACCGCTTGCCCGACACAAAAGTACTGCTGTTAGCTATCTTCCCGAGAGAAGCTTCTCCCGATGGTGAATTGCGTCAACTGAACAATCAAATTAATAATAGAATCGAGCAATTTGCAGATGGCGAACGCGTTCACTTTCTAAATATCAACGATACATTCCTGGATGAAGATGGGGTTTTGTCTGAAGAGATCATGCCCGATCTGCTTCATCCGAATGAATATGGGTATCAGCTCTGGGCAGAAGCGATGCAGCCTAAAATCGAGAATTTATTAAATTATTAG
- a CDS encoding OmpA family protein, with amino-acid sequence MYRTSKLSFIISAILVFSLLMSGCSEWSKTAKGGVIGGGAGAAAGAVIGKTLGNTAAGAIAGAAVGGTVGAIIGRQMDKKAAELEENLEGAEIQRVEEGIAVSFDTGLLYDFDSAELRPEAKENLRQLAEIMGEDDNTELLIVGHTDSVGEESYNQNLSERRADSAADYIISQGIGAVRVDTEGRGESEPIADNDTEAGRQENRRVEVAIYASDEYISELQEAQEDS; translated from the coding sequence ATGTATAGAACATCAAAATTATCTTTTATCATCTCAGCAATATTAGTTTTTTCACTTCTTATGTCCGGGTGCTCTGAATGGAGCAAAACGGCTAAGGGCGGCGTTATTGGCGGCGGTGCCGGTGCAGCAGCAGGTGCGGTTATTGGTAAAACTCTTGGAAACACAGCGGCTGGTGCTATTGCCGGCGCAGCGGTTGGTGGTACGGTCGGTGCTATTATCGGACGCCAAATGGATAAGAAGGCTGCAGAACTCGAAGAAAACCTTGAAGGTGCCGAAATCCAACGGGTTGAAGAGGGAATTGCTGTCAGTTTTGACACCGGCCTGTTGTATGATTTTGACTCAGCCGAACTGAGGCCAGAAGCAAAGGAAAATTTAAGGCAGTTGGCGGAAATCATGGGTGAGGATGACAATACTGAACTCCTGATTGTTGGCCACACTGATTCTGTTGGAGAGGAAAGTTACAACCAGAATTTAAGTGAACGACGCGCAGACTCAGCCGCCGACTATATTATTTCGCAGGGAATCGGAGCTGTTCGTGTAGATACAGAAGGCCGTGGAGAAAGCGAACCGATCGCTGATAATGATACCGAAGCGGGTCGGCAGGAAAACCGACGGGTTGAGGTGGCCATCTACGCCAGCGATGAATATATCTCTGAACTGCAGGAAGCTCAAGAAGACTCGTAG
- a CDS encoding CrcB family protein, translating into MIRNLLFIAAGGAIGSVLRYLTSVWTLKLLGPNWLVSGTTAVNITGCLLIGIVATVLQEKGMMDNTLKLFLIVGFLGGFTTFSSFGLEGFEVATLSLQKGIIYMGFQVVAGFAAVWAGIEIGKWFV; encoded by the coding sequence ATGATTCGCAATCTCCTTTTCATTGCAGCTGGCGGTGCCATCGGGTCTGTTCTTCGATACCTGACATCTGTGTGGACCCTCAAACTACTCGGACCGAACTGGCTCGTTTCAGGAACCACTGCTGTAAATATTACTGGCTGCCTTTTGATAGGAATTGTTGCAACCGTTCTGCAGGAAAAAGGGATGATGGACAACACCCTCAAGCTCTTTCTGATTGTGGGCTTTCTGGGTGGATTCACAACATTTTCCTCCTTCGGCCTTGAAGGATTTGAAGTTGCAACTCTTTCACTTCAAAAAGGAATCATCTATATGGGCTTCCAGGTGGTCGCCGGTTTTGCTGCAGTGTGGGCCGGAATTGAGATTGGAAAATGGTTCGTTTAA